From one Acidobacteriota bacterium genomic stretch:
- a CDS encoding VOC family protein, producing MLANRSMPSSTVIPELAYPDLTQAIDWLTSAFGFTLRLRIADHRAQLTIGDGAIVIVQHPRAGEITPIAHSLMVRVPDVDAHYANAVAQGARIIRTPETYPYGERQYTAADHIGRSWTFSQSIADVDPHDWGGTLGTL from the coding sequence ATGCTCGCCAACCGTTCCATGCCCAGCAGCACCGTCATCCCTGAACTGGCCTACCCCGATCTCACCCAGGCCATCGACTGGCTCACGAGCGCATTCGGCTTTACGCTGCGCCTCCGCATCGCCGACCACCGCGCCCAGCTCACCATCGGCGACGGAGCCATCGTCATCGTGCAGCACCCGCGCGCCGGCGAGATCACTCCCATCGCGCACTCGCTGATGGTTCGCGTCCCCGACGTCGACGCGCACTACGCCAACGCCGTCGCCCAAGGCGCGCGCATCATCCGCACACCAGAGACCTACCCCTACGGCGAACGTCAGTACACCGCCGCCGACCACATCGGGCGAAGCTGGACGTTCTCCCAGTCCATCGCCGACGTCGACCCACACGACTGGGGAGGGACCCTCGGCACTCTTTAG
- a CDS encoding thioredoxin fold domain-containing protein, producing the protein MPLIRNCPHCGQKNRIPAAHLADTGRCGRCKNELAPINEPIAADVALFDEVVKNARVPVLVDFWAEWCGPCRMAAPEVSRTAANTAGRAIVLKVDTEKNHELSARYNVRGIPNFAVFNAGKLVSQQAGLVGHQQMEAWLNI; encoded by the coding sequence ATGCCTCTGATCCGCAACTGTCCGCACTGTGGACAGAAGAACCGCATCCCGGCAGCACACCTTGCCGATACCGGCCGCTGCGGCAGATGCAAGAACGAGCTCGCCCCTATCAACGAGCCCATCGCCGCCGATGTCGCTCTCTTCGATGAGGTCGTCAAAAACGCGCGCGTGCCCGTCCTCGTCGACTTCTGGGCCGAATGGTGCGGCCCCTGTCGCATGGCCGCGCCCGAGGTCTCCCGCACTGCCGCCAACACCGCGGGACGCGCCATCGTGCTCAAGGTGGACACGGAGAAGAACCACGAGCTCTCGGCCCGCTACAACGTGCGCGGCATCCCCAACTTCGCCGTCTTCAACGCGGGCAAGCTGGTCTCGCAGCAGGCGGGGCTCGTAGGCCACCAGCAGATGGAAGCCTGGCTCAACATCTGA
- a CDS encoding VOC family protein, translating into MSARVAHSTPMLHVAEIERSIAFYEQLGFRLIDDDGCKPIGWARLHCESGDIMFLRAEKSIDARVQGFLFYLYTPDLAGLREHLAASDVAVSEIKRPAYMPSGTINLNDPDGYHIEIGHWGKAEQEAWEKHLEAR; encoded by the coding sequence ATGTCTGCACGAGTGGCTCACTCCACACCGATGCTCCATGTTGCCGAGATCGAGCGCTCGATTGCGTTTTACGAGCAGCTTGGCTTCCGATTGATTGACGACGATGGCTGCAAGCCGATTGGTTGGGCACGGCTGCACTGCGAAAGCGGCGACATCATGTTTTTGCGCGCAGAGAAGTCGATCGACGCGCGAGTGCAGGGATTTCTCTTCTACCTGTACACGCCCGATCTCGCCGGATTGCGCGAGCATCTTGCTGCAAGTGATGTTGCGGTGTCGGAGATCAAGCGGCCAGCTTATATGCCGAGCGGCACGATCAATCTGAATGATCCAGATGGCTACCACATCGAGATTGGCCACTGGGGCAAGGCCGAGCAGGAAGCCTGGGAAAAGCATCTTGAAGCAAGGTGA
- a CDS encoding TetR/AcrR family transcriptional regulator, whose amino-acid sequence MVETTAAATTAERIIAAARELLSVDGIEGVTMRRVAAEVGITPMALYRHFPNRDGLLNALADEGFAGLSEKLNRLRLTGEPERQLIRILDVFLDHAFEKPRLFELMFLTKREGARRFPEDFKAGRSPTANASAEVLARGMETAHFAKDDVWEIVFETGALVQGLVMLYLGGRVSMTPSQFRAFCHRSFGRYMNGIRS is encoded by the coding sequence ATGGTTGAGACGACAGCAGCGGCAACGACGGCAGAACGGATCATCGCGGCCGCCCGCGAACTGTTGAGCGTGGATGGCATCGAAGGCGTGACGATGCGGCGCGTGGCGGCGGAGGTCGGCATCACGCCGATGGCGCTCTACCGGCACTTCCCCAATCGCGACGGACTGTTGAATGCGTTGGCGGACGAGGGGTTCGCCGGTTTGTCGGAGAAGCTCAACAGGCTGCGGCTGACGGGTGAGCCGGAGCGGCAGTTGATCAGGATCCTCGACGTCTTCCTGGACCATGCGTTCGAGAAGCCGCGCTTGTTCGAGCTGATGTTTCTGACCAAGCGTGAAGGTGCGCGGCGGTTTCCGGAGGACTTCAAGGCGGGCAGATCGCCGACGGCGAACGCCTCCGCCGAGGTGCTGGCGCGAGGCATGGAGACGGCGCACTTCGCCAAGGACGACGTGTGGGAGATTGTCTTCGAGACCGGCGCGCTGGTACAGGGTTTGGTGATGCTCTACCTCGGCGGTCGTGTGTCGATGACGCCCTCGCAGTTCCGCGCGTTTTGTCACAGGTCGTTTGGGAGGTACATGAATGGCATCCGCAGTTAG
- the tsaA gene encoding tRNA (N6-threonylcarbamoyladenosine(37)-N6)-methyltransferase TrmO — protein sequence MNLAPVGHIRSSLKERKNAPRQAAEQAPAAAIEVLPAFSHAIEGLRPGDEIWILTWLHEADRDTLKVHPRSDPRNPLTGVFATRSPDRPNPIGLHRATIVKLEGALVYVDAIEAIESTPVLDIKPVLKGECGR from the coding sequence ATGAACCTAGCCCCTGTTGGCCACATTCGCTCCTCGCTCAAAGAACGCAAGAATGCTCCGCGCCAGGCTGCGGAGCAGGCGCCTGCTGCCGCGATTGAGGTCCTTCCCGCGTTCAGTCATGCCATCGAAGGACTCCGGCCAGGCGACGAGATATGGATATTGACCTGGCTGCATGAGGCGGACCGCGACACCCTCAAGGTCCATCCGCGCTCCGATCCGCGAAATCCGCTTACGGGCGTCTTCGCTACGCGCTCACCCGATCGACCAAACCCCATCGGCCTGCACCGCGCGACGATTGTGAAGCTCGAAGGAGCTCTCGTGTACGTCGACGCGATCGAGGCTATTGAGAGCACCCCGGTCCTGGACATTAAGCCAGTCCTGAAAGGCGAATGCGGCCGCTGA
- the mltG gene encoding endolytic transglycosylase MltG has protein sequence MKFLAVLLLLLLIAAGGAYYLATTPFGPSAETFIEIAPHTPTAAMAEQLERAGVIRNKYVFQALRLYEKGTLKAGEYRFDHAVPMTEVYRRIVKGDIYTIGITIPEGYNIFDIAQAIQDAGLGQRDDFLAAERRHTELIAEWADPSHPPVSLEGYLFPDTYHFARHTPAATILAAMVRRFRQAAHELNLAGPEANRTVIMASLIEKEVSQDAERPLVAGVFVNRLAKNIPLATDPTVIYAALLDNRWRGTIYASDLKNPSPYNTYVHAGLPPGPIANAGMAAFRAAIHPAQTDYLFFVSDAQGHSRFAANLKEHNQNVTAYRKAQQR, from the coding sequence TTGAAGTTCCTCGCCGTCCTGCTCCTCCTTCTCCTCATTGCTGCTGGCGGTGCGTACTATCTCGCGACCACGCCCTTCGGCCCCTCCGCCGAGACCTTTATCGAGATCGCGCCACACACCCCGACCGCCGCCATGGCCGAGCAGCTTGAGAGGGCAGGGGTCATTCGCAACAAGTACGTCTTCCAGGCGTTGCGGCTCTATGAGAAGGGCACTCTGAAGGCCGGTGAGTACCGCTTCGACCATGCTGTGCCGATGACCGAGGTCTATCGCCGCATCGTCAAGGGTGACATCTACACCATTGGCATCACCATCCCCGAGGGGTACAACATCTTCGACATCGCGCAGGCCATTCAGGACGCTGGCCTCGGACAGCGCGACGACTTTCTGGCCGCCGAACGCAGACACACGGAGCTGATCGCCGAGTGGGCCGACCCGTCCCACCCTCCCGTCTCGTTAGAGGGCTACCTCTTCCCCGACACCTATCACTTCGCGCGGCATACCCCGGCCGCGACCATTCTTGCGGCGATGGTGCGCAGGTTCCGCCAGGCGGCCCATGAGCTGAACCTCGCCGGACCAGAGGCCAACCGCACCGTCATTATGGCCTCGCTGATCGAAAAAGAGGTCTCGCAGGACGCCGAGCGGCCGCTGGTGGCCGGGGTCTTCGTCAACCGGCTGGCTAAAAACATCCCCCTCGCCACCGACCCCACCGTCATCTACGCCGCGTTGCTCGACAATCGCTGGCGCGGAACCATCTACGCCTCGGACCTGAAGAACCCGTCGCCGTACAACACCTACGTCCACGCAGGCCTGCCCCCCGGCCCGATTGCCAACGCCGGGATGGCCGCCTTCCGCGCGGCGATTCATCCGGCGCAGACCGACTACCTGTTCTTCGTATCGGATGCCCAGGGCCACAGCCGCTTCGCCGCAAACCTGAAGGAGCACAACCAGAATGTGACCGCTTACCGCAAGGCGCAGCAACGCTGA